Part of the Cololabis saira isolate AMF1-May2022 chromosome 15, fColSai1.1, whole genome shotgun sequence genome, gtaactccgAAATTTCTAGCTCATTGCAAAatacttgctctgagtccagccattgactatctagagGATGATTTTtcaaccattttacaatatactgtaatttattggctatgaagtaatactggaagttaggtaactctaaacctccacattgtttggatttttgcaatgtctttaaactaatacgtggtgttttattcttccacagaaattttgatacatatgagtccaatgaTTTAAACCATGAAAGTTGTGATTTAAACTTTTGGTGAAACCATCATCTTAATGGTGGCaattctacccatgagtgagatgggaagagagttccatctggaaagatcatcttctattttctttaaaagctgaacataatttaatattattaagtctgacagcctaggggaaaTATTTatagcgtgtatatgtatgtgtggctatgtgtgtgtgtgtgtgtgtgtgtgtgtgtgtgtgtgtgtgtgtgtgtgtgtgtatatatctgtgtggctaattgtatgtatatgtgtggctatgtgtgtgtgtgtgtatgtatgcatgtatgaatgtatgtatatgggtgtgtgtgtacgtgagtgtgtgtttgtatatatctatgtggttatgtgtatgtatgtgtgtggatgtgtatgtatgtaggtgtgtgtgtgtgtgtgtgtgtgtgtgtgtgtgtgtgtgtgtgtgtgtgtgtgtgtgtgtgtgtgtgtgtgtgtgtgtgtgtgtgtgtgtgtgtgtgtgtgtgtccaatcaatgctccacctgaactgtggaggggggggagcaaccccgccaccagaggccgacaaggaagaacccggaatcCAGGCCAacggcaacccaccgccagcgaggccctACTGTTGCTGTCAAACATTATGTAGTTTAGGACATTTTGCTTTAAATTTTTAAATTATCTTGTGGCTGATTTATCGAGATGGAGTTCCTATTGGAAATGTCTGGGCCTGCTAGCTGACCTGTGATATCTGAGAAAGTGCAGGCGTTTCAATTGCAGAAAGACCACTCTGCAATCTGGAGTCAACCTTGCCAAGTATGAACCACCAAATTCACAAGCCCAAACTTGGCCCATTACAGAGAAAAGGCTTGTAACGGTCCAATGCACAGCCAGTTTGGTTCAGGCGAGGGTTAGAGAGGATGAACAGACCCTACCACAATCATATCAAACATGTTCGGCAAACTAAACCACAATAGCAGTCAACAGGCTCGTTATTTAAGGACCAGATTCTCTCCATGAGAACACACCTCTAGTAGGACCAAAACGCTTTTTTTGCGTAAAGATGATGGACCAGATGAGAATCGGATGGATTTTGTTCTCAAATGAATATGAAGCCGGTTCAGTTTCACTGAGAAAAAGGGGAGTTTGTTTAAAGCTTTTGACTTCAGTTTCACCTCAGTGAACCTTCAGAGCTGTCGCTCTTTGTTACTCTTTGTGCTCAGGCTTAGAGGACGTATAGAAAGAAAGCTTTATTAAAGTGGTAGAGAGCAGTAGAGAAAATGCTGCCAACATTCCTTGGAACTACATCCATAGACTCCTGCCCCCCCTCCTCGCCCTCGGctttctgctctcttcttccctgACTTTTTACCATTCATCCGGCTGTGATCAGGGTGACCCCACAAAACACATATATACTGTAGACTAGCTTAGTCCACTATATACAATCTACACCATAATAATGTTAACTGATCTTTTGTTCAGCTGTTAACTAATGTCTTGCTGACGTTGTCTTGCAAATGTAtgtgcaggactgtctcagaaaatttgaatattgtgataaagtcctttattttctgtaatgcaattaaaaaaacaaaaatgtcatacattctggattcattacaaatcaactgaaatattgcaagccttttattattttaatattgctgatcatggcttacagctgaagaaaaatcaaatatcctatctcaaaacaataaagtaataaaaggcttgcaatatttcggttgatttgtaatgaatccagaatgtatgacatttttgtttttttaattgcattacagaaaataaaggactttatcacaatattctaattttctgagacggtcctgtatGTATTATTTAATGAATGTTAGAAAACATCCATTTGTAAGCATTTTGACACAACATGACTTTCACAGCTTTAGGTCCATTTGGTTGTGCATATTGTACAATGGTAAAcgcaatatataaaataaaataaaataataaattaacaaTGTCTGATAGAAGCCTAGTGGTTTtctgagcttttattttgaacggGGTCTTCTGTCCCGTCTGTGGGAAATGGGGACTGAATAAGAGTTTGCATGGATGTGCTGCGGGacgtcctgaaaccagaaccaaGCTGGAGCTGAGCTGGACTCTGGGATCAGGTCCAAAAGAGGAATTAGGGGCGCTTAATGGTGTAGTAGACCGGTCCAGCTTCGTTCTGAATGACTGGACTTCACCCGGACCTTTGATCTTGATGTCTGAAATAAAAGGCTGTGGGATAGTTGACAGCAAAGAGCTGGGTGTGACTTCAGTAACagatatcaaataaatattcttgttgaaCCGTTTACAAAAAAAGCATAATAAACTAATTAACTTCCTAACTAAAGTCACAATATATTGTTAGTTCAATATTCTAGCAAGAATATGAGCCATCTATTTAACCTATAAGTAATGTGTAGTCATCACAGTTATGACTGATGGGACAGAGATCTTCATTTCAAacctttcattcattcaagtcTGCTGTTTTTGATCGGTTGAAGACATTTGCGGACTGCTCTGCTAACCTCTGTGAGTTTCAGGTAAAGGTAGATTTCTTCTCACAGATATCGACCTATCTGCTTCTTCTGCATGAAAGTTTTATTTTACATCGCAccctcaaacacaaagacatacacACAGTTATAGGTCAGGCTCCGCTGAGTGGCCCCCTGCTGCCGGCCTCAGTCAGGACCCCGTTAACCAATCTGGGAGCTTTTTGAAACAAACACCCTTTATCAGGCAGGAagtcccctcatcccccttccTCCATGGTTTATGTGTCCGTGACCCAGTTAACCTCTGTCCACCCGCTGGCCACTTTTCATTCATCGACTTAGAGAAACCTCATCCTTTTCATCTTAGGGAGTCAGTCTTCCACACCACCAACCTATGGCACAGGTAACTTGACTCCTCCCACTTTGACCCACCTGTAATCAGCTTCAGCTCATCTGCCCCGGCTTGCTCTAAGCACCAACAGGTCTTAAAATCATTTAAAGGAATGTCAAAAATGAAATAGATGCAAACTTACTAATATAGAAATGTTGGTTTATCAGTGAAATTGATGGTCTCAGGTGCAAAAGAAGATAGAGGTAGATATTAAGTTAAAGAACAAGTGTAAGAACATAAGGACATCTAAAATACAACTCCGGAAATATGCAACTTGGCCACATACTTATTGAGCTTAGTGATGAACCTGGTAACCACGAGaagatatatatgtgtgtgtgtgtatatatatatatatatatatatatatatatatatatatatgtttgtgtgtgtgtgtgtgtgtgtgtgtgtgtgtgtgtgtgtatattgtgtACGTATAGCAAGAGCAAGTAAAACCAGTGGCAAACAAAAGGTGTCCAGATTGACGGAGATATTTACGGTGAACATAGTTCCGGGTGTGAACTGGTTTGTCAGGTCCTTTACAGTAAAAGGAATAAAAGTGATTGCTCAACAATGATTCATTGGAGTTTTTCCAGAGCAGGCTGACGTCACCTCTGCGTTTTTCAACAGATGACATTTGTAAAGATAACTAGCAAGACACTTTAATTATAAATGATGTCATGAATCCTACCCGAACTTGAACTTACATGAACATATAATAGTTTGTTTTGTAAtaagccatgatttaataatTCATCACCTTTTAACCTTTGTGATTGTCATTATTTTTATAgctaaattaaatacattttacttatAGGTTAGAtttggattattttttaaataaaatcatatttataagaaatgatacattttttaaatatttctttTACCATTTCAGCTCTATTATAACTTttagttttgtttcatttgctcATAATGgtgataaaacataaaaatcagtGAACGATTGCCATTAAAAGGACTATTATCGCAGCTAAAAACTTAAATCCGAGATCAACATGTTGAACAATCTTCAGCAATTGTTGGattcttttttattctgttcACAGAAGGATAAACACACATAATGGCAAAAATACAATTTGAGGTTGTGAAAAGACTGAACACCGTCAGAAGGAGTGGACACATCAGGAACTTGTTCAGAAATATGAACATAAAGAAAATAACTCAAACATGACATGAAGTAAATAATcatatttaaacaataataacaacttTGATTTGTATTAATTCATGCATGGAAAGATTAGTGTATGATAAATGAACAAGCTCTAATTGCATCAAAGCCACAACTGTGACGGTGCGACAGAATCTGACTTCTTGATTCAAATTTAAACTAAAACATCTGTTCAGAATCTCCtgtcctggaaaaaaaatgtattcatcaTTACTATGAATTAATGGCTGAACTAAACTTATTACCACAGACCTGATGATTCTTGAAATCTATATCTGCAGATCATCAAACAAGGAGAAAAGACTGCAACTGCAGCATGTTACACATTGAAACAAACACTGTGACACTTTTTTTATTAGCCATTTCTTGTGCACAGTTATTAACTCTGGTCATCCCTCGCTTCCCTTTTAAAAATAATGATCCATGTTAgtcaagtaaaagatgggtggtATGTACACATTACGGTGTGAAATCAGACACATAGAGCAGATCAGACATCAGCAGCTGGTTTAATTCTTCTGTAAACAGACAGCAGGAGATGGAGTAACAGTTAAAAGGACACGTCTGAGAGACGCAGCTAGGAGATCGGAGGAGGACACATGTCTTTCTGAGGCTCTTTGACGACAACTAAATCAGCATGAAAACCACACAAGAACAACGAGGAGCAGGGTAGGGAGGGAGAACAAGCAGAATCAGTTTAGTTTGTTGTTGTCATGGCAACTGTATTCATCTGTGGAGGCCCTGGGCTCGGTTCTGTcagaaaaacagacaaacacaaaCCAATCAATGTGGCTGGTACTTAGGTGGCTTGTTCATGTATCACACTATTCTAAggatgttttttgttgtcatgATAGCAGCTCTAGCAAACCTTGGAGTGTATCAAAGCCAACTTATGTGATGGCACAAAAGTCCTCCATGACTTATATTTTTACTGTTCTTTTTAGGTTTTAAAACTAAAGTTGACACTACAatgcacatacaggactgtctcagaaaattagaatattgtgataaagtcctttattttctgtaatgcaaaaatgtcatacattctggattcattacaaatcaactgaaatattgcaagccttttattattttaatattgctgatcatggcttacagcttaagaaaactcaaatatcctatctcaaaaaattagaatattctgggaatcttaatcttaaactgtaagccataatcagcaatattaaaataataaaaggcttgcaatatttcagttgatttgtaatgaatccagaatgtatgacatttttgttttttttaattgcattacagaaaataaagaactttatcacaatattctaattttctgagactgtCCTGTAACTGTTGttataaaaaaacatcaacaatgaAAAACTGTCATATGGGTGTAGATACCTGGCGTCTGAGAGCGTCCACAGTTCAGGGGCTGGACGTCTAACTCTTGGCTGTAAGAAGAAAGCAGATGTTCGACAATAATTAGGCTGTTTAAACATGTTACCTCTACAGTCTCTTAGCATCTGTTCCGTCTAACAGTGTCATTCACATGATCATCTCTGAATCAAGTCCTGAACGATGAGTACAAACTGGGACATTGAAAAGCTGCTCACAGAAACTGTCTCAAAGTGATAACTGAGGCCAAATGTGTTGAACTTTACCGTCTGGAGCTGCAGCGGTGCCCTGGTCCGGCTGGTCCACCTGGTCAGCAGGTGTCACTGTAACAGGAAACAACTCATCACTATTTACCCCtgcaggaaatcactttttctcCTTTGGAACACAAAAATCTCAAGTCTGAAATAgattataattaaataaattcaCTATTTGTTCcacagttgtctttttttttatatcagaaCAAGTGTGCAGCCTATAAACAGTTCCCTTTCTGCTAATAAGGTTGAAGGTTGTTGCAGCAGCACACAGCTGCAGACATGGCAGAATCAAAAGACAACAAAGATgatgaagaaaaacattttaatgatgaaatgtggaaaaatactgGATTAGAGCTGGATGATTACATTAGTGGTAAAGTACTCCAGGATGTCTGGTTTGAGATGTGAAAAAAACCAACCTCCAACATTTTAATGTGATCGACCAATTTGATCTAATTATTGTTTTGTCAAATTTTGTGATGCTCATATTCAGAATCTTTTATTCAAACATTAATTTCCTTGACTTTTGATGTAGGTTGACCTTTAACcttcatgttttaatttcccataCTGATATTTACCTTCTCAATCACAACTTCTTTATTCTTCCTATTTTAATTCTTCTAGATACATTTGGTGAATAGTCCGTCTACAAGTTTTCCATGTCTATGTTTTCTACACTGACACCTAAAATCTTCATGAGGAAGTTAATAAGCATCTGTTCCTTCCAGTCATCACTCTTTACCTTCAGGAGATTCCCGACTCTGCTCTTCGGGTTCCACAGTTTCTGTCTCAAGCTGGCggatctcctcctcctcctcctccttttcatcgtCAAAGTCATCGCTCCCAGCTTCGCCTTCATTGTCCACCTTCTTAGTGGCCTCAGTGTCCTCTTCACTCAAACTGTCACCGGCCTCTGTGTCTTCAGTGAtgacttcctcctcctctgattCTGAATCCACTGTTGCCTGTTTTGAGCTTATTTCATCTCCCTCCTCTTTCCAAAAATCCTCCTCATTTGGCTCCTCGCTCAGTGACTCATCCCCATCCATCAGGTCTGTATCACTGAGTTCTTCTTCCTTGACTTCTCTGGTTTCATCAGACTCACTATCAGAGTCTCGGACGGCGTCATCAGTCTTCACAACTTCAGTGCTCAAAGAATCTGAGAGTAAAAGACAAATCCATGGTGAGTCTAATCCGTATACAATACCAGTCAAAACCTGAacataagccgcacctgcatataagtcGCATCCgctctaattaaaaaaaaataataaaaaaagatataggctacaagccgcacctgcatacaagccgcatccgctctatttaaaaaaaaaggataagcaagccgcagatatttatgttgttacattagatatttactacatgtacagaaggattttgaactgtaaatgatgtacatgtttgtacctaaatagatcctttcctaacagtgtcttttaacacggcagcaactttgctgattaaaacgggacagaaccaagagaaaataaccggtatttatttatctatttatctgtttgaaatctgcttctacttctatctgctaaagaagaagtagcatattcttctttgcatttattttttcttagtgttgattctaattctggttagagcgccccgagcggtggaagaaaaatccacagaatagctgcacctttatataagctgcacggttgaaaacatatgaaaaaagtagtggctcatagtccagaaaatacggtactcatTAATTCCTTATGCACAGTAGTCTTTGAACacaattgtaaaaagaaatgtttCCTCCAGCAGCTTTATAATTCTGCCACCTGAACAGTTTCCAATCTGCCGAGCACTTGTGCGCAGCTTCTCTCTTCTGTCTGCATTTCGTTTGAATTCAAACCGTTTCTGTTGCGTCTGGGAGGTCAGTGACCATGGCAACGTCAGCGGTGGCCACTTCCATCACACTGCTTCACGGTCAACCAGCCCTAACAGAATCCCGAGGTTGGTTTGAACTCCCTGCCATGAACTCCGAACAATGGCTGCACTGAGCTCGTACACGGTGGGACGTAGCGCACAACACAACCTGGAAGAATAGGTGCAGATTTCTGCCAGTCTGCACTCCAACCCCTGTTCTGTATTTGtctcttaggccacgtttccacatagccgggtatttacaaaaacggatatttccccctctacgttttgaaaaatatcctcgtttacacgaacccgcataaatatgctgttaaggggtgctatgagcatccaaacctgcagggggcagtgtaacgagaagcgtaaagtcatgctagccaatcagaatcctggaaaaaaacttcaacaaatgacacgtgtgaagcctgaataatatggttccgcgttaaaccgacggcgtagcctacttacggtgcacgtcgccgcgtaacctacgccgtaggctctgcgttggtgtaacgcggaaccataaatcagccttgactgccagttacttccaagatgaacgagagtcttttgtttggagtgacagagaacgtcacattatgagacagaaacgtcaccaggaTCATTTGtgcaacctgtgtttacaatttgtttggccaccgtcaatattttcttgtattttatctgttttatattctaaagtcacacttaaaagtaactccacttctctgtcactccaaaccaaagactcttgttccgtcttggaagtaactggaagttactcgtgtcatttgttgatgtttttttccaggattctgattggctagcacaggggtcggcaacccataTCGgcagagccatattggaccaaaaacacaaaaaacaaatatgtctggagccgcaaaaaatgaaaagtcttgtatgagccttagaatgaagacaacacatgctacatgtatctatattagttagaactgggggaagattttttttttcattatgcacttcgagaaaaaagttgaaatgtcgagaaaaaagtcgaaatttcgagaaaaaagtcgaaatatggagatttaaaaggaaaagaaaatgaaagaaaaaaagtgaaaaagtgaaaaaaaggaaaaaagaaaaaagagaaaaaaaggaaagaaaagaaaaaaagagaaaaaaaggaaaaaaaaaaagaaaaaaaaagtcaaacatttttgaaaaagctccaggagccactagggcggcgctaaagagccgcatccggctctagagccgcgggttgccgacccctgggctagcatgactttatcttctcgttacactgccccctgtaggtttggctgctcatagcaccttaacagcgtatttatgcggtttcgtgtaaacgagggtatttttaaaacgtatagggggaaatatccgttttttgtaaatacccggctatgtgtaaacgtggcctgagaccTGAGTCCTCTGGATCTCAGTGTCTGCGGGCTTCGCTTCTGAGGAGACGTTTGTGAAAGTTTCTGAATTAACCAACGATCTTACTATCATTTCTGAACTTCACAGCAGCTCTTTGCTGTGAGAAAAGACCGTCTTTAGGCTGTTCATCTCATGGTTATTTGGGAAGGCATCACCTGTTCACTGGTTTACGGTTATATTTGTCAGCAGAGTGAAAAGTGCTCATTGGAGTCATCACTGAATGCTTTGAAGACTCTAAAATGATTTTACTTAGTAACAAAGAAATGGTTTTTGAATACCGGTAGTTGTATTTTATATTGAGGGTCCCCTCCTCTCACATAATAACACAAGATAAAGAAATTGTGATGTTTTCCCTACGAGCGCGTTGTGCTACTGTTATTTGTTTTTGCCCCCGTGGTCTGAAAACATTGAGTGTATTTACCAAAGCCAGCCTCATCACTCTCAGAATCTGCACCTACAGAGACAAAACATCAGAGCTAAATAACAGTGGAATAACATTAAATATTGGGAAGaccttcttccttttttcttttttttttaccattccCCAAGATCTCTTCATCAGACTCCTCATTCTGCCCACCTAAAGAGATGAatacaaaaccaacaaaacagtTTAATGAAAGCATGCATTCAAATGAACCCTGATGTTAACCACATTATATTCAtatcttaaaagaaaaaaaagaacttctTTTAAGAAGCTTCAACATCTTTTTACACTCATTGCATCTGTTCCTATTTTCTGATCTGACAGATTTACtgcaaaatcaaataaaactacATACTAACCTTGTGGGGTCTCTGTTGACTCAGATTCTGAAACAGAACATAAAAAATGAGTTTCCTTTAAATAAACTCCTTATTTCCTTTATTCTTAATATGAGTTTCAGAGGAAATAAGCACAAAGATGATTAATGTGAAAATGGTTAAAGCAACATTAgaggagaaggaagaaggaaactAGAGGCTGAAGGAAGAAAACCAGTTTACTGTAAGAGAAAATGCCACCGTCAGTGGAGGCAAACATGTCAGACAGGTATGTGATGTAAGATATAATGTGGTAGTAATTGTTTCGACTACTAATCATCTATGTATTTACAGGCATATGTGGAGCTATAAATCCTCAGTTAATGAAGGCAGAGCCCGTGTAAAGATGACTCATTTACTAATACATTGGTGAAAGCAAATACTGACCATCTTCATCGGCTTTAACTTCCATGGACGTCTCCAGGCTCACATCTACACAGAAATAACAATCAGCACAAACAGCCGATCAGTGGGATCCCGACTGTAGTTttaagggggggtgggggttacTTGAGGTGGATTTCATTAGTTCATCTTAAtaacctttctttttcttcaaaaaaaaactTCATGAATCATGTGAACAAACAGGTAGAATACACAGAAAGAGACAGACATGTCACCTTCAGTTGCTTCAAGAGCGCTTTCATCGTCATctatggaacaaaaaaaaagaaaaaagagagatgtCAATGTTATTTTGATGGGAGTATAGGTGTAAATGCTCCAGCAGTGTTATTGTGGTATACTTAAAAAAATACTACTTAAAACTTGAAGTTGTAGATCGGCTGTGCTATGAATGACCTATCTGTAGTGTGCTTGAAGAGCATATATTGTTACCAAAAGTAACTACGAATTTTAAAATCTGACATGACACAACCCTGTTGCTTAGTCTTGAGTAGTCTGAGTCTGAAAACATGTCATTCGGTGAGCGGTTCAGATTTGgagggtactgtgacatcacagcctCCAATTCTCCTCCTCTAGACAGCATCATATCATGCAGCATTTATTGTTCCTCTGAAGGGGCTACCCTAAAAGATGTAATACCAATTTCAAAAGATGCACATGCTGCAAAAGAGGGTGCTGGAAACAAGGGAAATAACTGAATCGAACCCATAAAAAAATCTTGGCTGAAAAAGCATCGTTGTACAACATCTCACTGGTATTTGGTATTGGTAGTGTCACGGACATTTCATTAAGACttcaggaaattgtgtcaactTTTAAAATATCTTTAAGgcattaaaaatgtattattttgtttaGAATAAAAGATATTCAAAACTATATGACTGAACTCTACTATTATTGGCTATTTCATGTCTATTGGACATGAAATAGTGGATGTCAAACCTGTCGACATTTTGAGTCTGCATGTGACATTTTTCCTCATTGTCTTTTCCTGTTTTGTGTCTCttagtagttttttttaaaatatattttggcAGTTGCTTCATGTCTGGAGCCAGAGGCCTTTAGTTAGACATCCATAACTGgacatactgtaaaatattatcaGAGAAAGAATTCATGAAACCTTAATCTCACCATTAGGGCCGTCTGCCTTCAAGCCTCTTGGATCTGTGTCATAAAGTGAATAGATTAGatcaaaaacaatattttggATCAAACTATGCAACTGTGTAGTATAACATGTCAGGGTTggacatttcctgttttattttgaagcccatgtctttgtgtttaagttctggtttgaccttcctgttcaattcaattcaattcaattcaattcaattcaattcaattcgattcaattcaattcaattcaattcaattcaattcaattcaattcaattcaattttatttgtatagcgtctaatacaacaaaagttgtctctagacgctttccagagacccagaacataaacccccgagcaattattacataaacaatggcaggtaaaaactcccctagtgggagaaaagccttaagccaaacagtggcaagaaaaactcccctttaggagggaagaaacctggaccaggacctggatcataaggggggagagaacccctgcctcctgctctcctgcatctgggtcctactacaACCCCCCTGGCATAACAATGTTTTGGAGATACATACAATGACAGTTTAGGGTTAACTGAAATGTCAAATGCATTCGGACACTGACCTGGTGTGGTGTCCTTTTCATTCTCATCTGATTCGGAGGACACTGAAACTAACATACAGGTCAAATTAAGAACAAATAAACAGGTAAGTCTGTGAAAACGAAGACAGGTGAACGGAGAAACAAGTTACCCTCAATTGTCTCCGCTGAATCTTTGACATCATCTGCGAATCAAACAAACACCTTATTGTTAATATCAAGGTCAGATGTGGGCATGTTTTAACGATAGCATTATCAGTTGTTGTGCGAAGGTTGCAATGACAGCTAAAATATCAGTATTCCATGTAGAAGAATATCTCATTTTTAAAGTTAAGCTAAAAAGTTAACAAGTTAAAAAAGACCCATTTCTTTATCAGAAAACCTCTTTATAATTATTGATTTGTGATATCTTTAGTCACTCTTTTTTCCTGAAGGCTAAATGGGCGCTTGTGCATGAGGTTGAGAGacaccggctagagatagtcgggctcacctccacacatagcttgggctctggaacccagctccttgaaaggggctggaccctccactactctggagttgcccagggtgagaggcgacgggctggtgtgggcctggttatagccccccagctcagtcgccatgtgttggagtttaccccggtgaacgagagggtcgcttccctgcgacTTCGGGtcaggaaaaggtctctcactgttgtttgtgcctacgggccgaacagcagtgcagagtacccggccttcttggagtccctgggaggagtactagatagtgctccaactggaaaCTCCATTGGTtgtactgggggacttcaacgctcatgtgggcaatgacagtgatacctggagaggcgtgattgggaggaacggcctccccgatctgaacccgaactgtgttttgtttgtccataacgaacaccatgtttgagcataagggtgtccatcagtgcacgtggcaccaggacactctAGGCCGGAAGTCAACAAtagactttgttgtcgtttcatctgaccatcggccgcatgtcttggacactcgggtgaagagaggggctgagctgtcaactgatcaccaccaggtggtgagttggatgcgttggcggaggaggaggttggacagaccgggcagacccaaacggattgtgagggtctgttgggaacgtctggccgagccctctgtcagggacatcttcaactcccacctccgggagagcttctctcggatcccgggggaggcgggggacattgagtccgagtcgaccattttctctgcctccattgtcgacccggcggctcgaagttgtggacgcaaggtctccggtgcctgtcgtggcggcaatcctagaacccggtggtggacaccagaagta contains:
- the stm gene encoding protein starmaker isoform X6, with protein sequence MKSNMLQRCVVLVLSALVAISLTAPVEREAGEDDRSAVLLAHLNEKNAGEQPVTSQPEDSDVNKALTDSTEGPTDDSNDSQEQTEAPTDLDETTESPAGSEEIHGKSSVMDDAEDEAVLDESDGPTTVVDSFEAGSDEGDETTTTVDSSEGDSTVDDPKETDGLPESDESFDSSEEMDGTSKDGSEDVKDSADTSEADTSEADTSEDVKDSADTSEADTTEVLTESDELFKDGPDDNDELEALLRGDDVKDSAETIEVSVSSESDENEKDTTPDPRGLKADGPNDDDESALEATEDVSLETSMEVKADEDESESTETPQGGQNEESDEEILGNGADSESDEAGFDSLSTEVVKTDDAVRDSDSESDETREVKEEELSDTDLMDGDESLSEEPNEEDFWKEEGDEISSKQATVDSESEEEEVITEDTEAGDSLSEEDTEATKKVDNEGEAGSDDFDDEKEEEEEEIRQLETETVEPEEQSRESPEVTPADQVDQPDQGTAAAPDAKS
- the stm gene encoding protein starmaker isoform X5, yielding MKSNMLQRCVVLVLSALVAISLTAPVEREAGEDDRSAVLLAHLNEKNAGEQPVTSQPEDSDVNKALTDSTEGPTDDSNDSQEQTEAPTDLDETTESPAGSEEIHGKSSVMDDAEDEAVLDESDGPTTVVDSFEAGSDEGDETTTTVDSSEGDSTVDDPKETDGLPESDESFDSSEEMDGTSKDGSEDVKDSADTSEADTSEADTSEDVKDSADTSEADTTEDVKDSADTSEADTTEDGPDDNDELEALLRGDDVKDSAETIEVSSESDENEKDTTPDPRGLKADGPNDDDESALEATEDVSLETSMEVKADEDESESTETPQGGQNEESDEEILGNGADSESDEAGFDSLSTEVVKTDDAVRDSDSESDETREVKEEELSDTDLMDGDESLSEEPNEEDFWKEEGDEISSKQATVDSESEEEEVITEDTEAGDSLSEEDTEATKKVDNEGEAGSDDFDDEKEEEEEEIRQLETETVEPEEQSRESPEVTPADQVDQPDQGTAAAPDAKS
- the stm gene encoding protein starmaker isoform X8; this encodes MKSNMLQRCVVLVLSALVAISLTAPVEREAGEDDRSAVLLAHLNEKNAGEQPVTSQPEDSDVNKALTDSTEGPTDDSNDSQEQTEAPTDLDETTESPAGSEEIHGKSSVMDDAEDEAVLDESDGPTTVVDSFEAGSDEGDETTTTVDSSEGDSTVDDPKETDGLPESDESFDSSEEMDGTSKDGSEDVKDSADTSEADTSEADTSEDVKDSADTSEADTTEDGPDDNDELEALLRGDDVKDSAETIEVSVSSESDENEKDTTPDPRGLKADGPNDDDESALEATEDVSLETSMEVKADEDESESTETPQGGQNEESDEEILGNGADSESDEAGFDSLSTEVVKTDDAVRDSDSESDETREVKEEELSDTDLMDGDESLSEEPNEEDFWKEEGDEISSKQATVDSESEEEEVITEDTEAGDSLSEEDTEATKKVDNEGEAGSDDFDDEKEEEEEEIRQLETETVEPEEQSRESPEVTPADQVDQPDQGTAAAPDAKS
- the stm gene encoding protein starmaker isoform X4 — encoded protein: MKSNMLQRCVVLVLSALVAISLTAPVEREAGEDDRSAVLLAHLNEKNAGEQPVTSQPEDSDVNKALTDSTEGPTDDSNDSQEQTEAPTDLDETTESPAGSEEIHGKSSVMDDAEDEAVLDESDGPTTVVDSFEAGSDEGDETTTTVDSSEGDSTVDDPKETDGLPESDESFDSSEEMDGTSKDGSEDVKDSADTSEADTSEADTSEDVKDSADTSEADTTEDVKDSADTSEADTTEDGPDDNDELEALLRGDDVKDSAETIEVSVSSESDENEKDTTPDPRGLKADGPNDDDESALEATEDVSLETSMEVKADEDESESTETPQGGQNEESDEEILGNGADSESDEAGFDSLSTEVVKTDDAVRDSDSESDETREVKEEELSDTDLMDGDESLSEEPNEEDFWKEEGDEISSKQATVDSESEEEEVITEDTEAGDSLSEEDTEATKKVDNEGEAGSDDFDDEKEEEEEEIRQLETETVEPEEQSRESPEVTPADQVDQPDQGTAAAPDAKS